A portion of the Halalkalicoccus tibetensis genome contains these proteins:
- a CDS encoding cold-shock protein: protein MAKGNVDFFNDTGGYGFIETDDADDDVFFHMEDVGGPDLEEGTDIEFDIEQAPKGPRATNVTRL, encoded by the coding sequence ATGGCGAAAGGCAACGTTGATTTCTTCAACGACACTGGCGGCTACGGTTTCATTGAGACGGACGACGCGGACGATGACGTTTTCTTCCACATGGAGGACGTTGGCGGTCCGGACCTCGAGGAAGGCACAGACATCGAATTCGACATCGAGCAGGCCCCCAAGGGTCCCCGAGCGACCAACGTCACCCGACTTTAA